In Desulfofustis limnaeus, the genomic stretch ATGCGGCGGTCAGTTTCGTTCCGGAAGACCTCTAATCAGCGGTACGTCCAGCACAAACTGATCAAGTCCTGTGTCGGGACGACCCGCCTTCCCGTCGTGTCCTGCTGTTTTCCCGTCCTGACCGGTCTCGTTTTGACAGAAAGGCCCGTTCGATAAGCTGGCGTTGGCGCAGACGTTCACTATGGGTTCGTGCCACGGGAATTTTGGTGGGACGATCGCGGTGACGGCCAGTGACGAACATCGCAGTGGAGAGGGTACCAGGAGTCGGTGTAAAATCCTGAAAAGACCTGACCGTCAAACCGAGTTTCTGCAGCCGTTCAATGAGACGGATCGCATGTCGTTCCTCGCATCCCGGGTGTGCACTGATGATGTAAGGGCTGAGGTGTTGCTGCTTGCCGAGTTTACGGCATAGCTGGCGAAAAAGGGCGACAAACTGCTCGAGCTGCTCCGGTGCCTCCTTGTGCATCAGTTCCAGCACTTCCGGTTCAGTGTGTTCGGGAGCAATCTTGAGCGCTCCCGGAGTGTGTTCCTTGAGGATTTTTTCAAGCAGTCGGGGCGTCTTGAGGAGCAGTTCCAGGCGTAAGCCGGAGGAGATGAAGGTGTGTTTGACGCCGGGGATCCGGCTGATACGGCTCAATAATTCCAGGCTGCTTTTTTCGTCGACCAGCAGATGACGACAGACGGACGGATAGAGGCAGTCGTGGCGTCGACAGGAACCGATAGCGCAGCTGGTGGCGAACAGATTGGCGGTCGGTCCGCCGAGGTCACTGATAGTGCCGCGGAATGTCTTCTCGGATACGAGCAACCGCGCTTCCCGTTCGATTGATTCGATGGTTCGGGAGGTAACAAAGGCCCCTTGATGGCGGCTGATGGCACAGAAGGAGCAATTGCCACAGCAACCGCGCACGATGGTCAGCGAATCCTTGACCATCTCGAAGGCGGGGATGTTCGGGGACGATGGATGCGGCCGACGACTGTATGGCAAGTCGTAAAGTCGATCCAACTCCTCCGGCTGCAGGGGAGGGGACGGAGGATATTGGACGATCCAGGCCGCTTGCTGCCGTTGGCGCAAGACAACACCATCGGCGGCGCGGGCATGGCGATCGACGAGGGTTTCCGCATCCATGAAAAGATCGGTGTCGCTGCCAATGTCTTGCCACGATGGTAGCGTCTTAATCGTAAGCCCGAGAGCTTCAGCCCGGTTGCTTACCGTTTCGATTTCGGCGTCTGTCGTTCGTTGGCATGTCCCGGGTATACCCTCCAGAGCTCGGCCGGTAGCGACTCGCTCCGCCGCCTCCAAGACCGCTCGTTCTGCCATGCCATAAATGAGCAGGTCGGCTTTGGCATCGGAGAGATGGGATCCGCGCAGTCGCTGTTGCTGAAAGTCGAAGTGGACGAAACGACGCAGAGAGGCCTCTAGGCCGCCCAGAATGATCGGGGTTGCGGGGAAGGCCCGCCGGGCCAGATTACTGTAAAGCAGCACGGCTCGATCGGGTCGCCACCGGTGTTCCTTACCTTTTTGTCCGTCTCGCCAAGGGGAGCCGCCTGGAGAGTAGGCGTCAAAATCGCGAACCTTACCGTTGGCGGAATAATTGGCGACAACAGAGTCCAGGTTCCCCCCGCTGATCCCGAAAAAGAGGCGGGGGCGGCCGAATCGGCGGAAATCACGCTCGTCGGCAAACGACGGTTGCGCCAGAATCCCCACACGGTAGCCATGAGACTCGAGCAACCTGCCGATAATGGCCAGACCGAAGGAGGGGTGATCGACATAGGCATCGCCGTTGACCAGGACGATATCCAATTCATCCCACCCTCGCCGGCGCGCTTCTTCCATGTTTACCGGCAAGGGTGATCGGTCCGAACCGGGCATACCGCGTTCCTTTCAGGTAAGGGTGTCTTCTCTGGATAGTGCCAGAGATATGAAAAACGAGTGCTCACGGAGATAGTAATAATGCACGATAGCTGTAGTGGCCAAAACCTTTTTTCTGCGGAGGACAAGGATACG encodes the following:
- a CDS encoding YgiQ family radical SAM protein, whose amino-acid sequence is MPGSDRSPLPVNMEEARRRGWDELDIVLVNGDAYVDHPSFGLAIIGRLLESHGYRVGILAQPSFADERDFRRFGRPRLFFGISGGNLDSVVANYSANGKVRDFDAYSPGGSPWRDGQKGKEHRWRPDRAVLLYSNLARRAFPATPIILGGLEASLRRFVHFDFQQQRLRGSHLSDAKADLLIYGMAERAVLEAAERVATGRALEGIPGTCQRTTDAEIETVSNRAEALGLTIKTLPSWQDIGSDTDLFMDAETLVDRHARAADGVVLRQRQQAAWIVQYPPSPPLQPEELDRLYDLPYSRRPHPSSPNIPAFEMVKDSLTIVRGCCGNCSFCAISRHQGAFVTSRTIESIEREARLLVSEKTFRGTISDLGGPTANLFATSCAIGSCRRHDCLYPSVCRHLLVDEKSSLELLSRISRIPGVKHTFISSGLRLELLLKTPRLLEKILKEHTPGALKIAPEHTEPEVLELMHKEAPEQLEQFVALFRQLCRKLGKQQHLSPYIISAHPGCEERHAIRLIERLQKLGLTVRSFQDFTPTPGTLSTAMFVTGRHRDRPTKIPVARTHSERLRQRQLIERAFLSKRDRSGRENSRTRREGGSSRHRT